From one Lotus japonicus ecotype B-129 chromosome 3, LjGifu_v1.2 genomic stretch:
- the LOC130749636 gene encoding uncharacterized protein LOC130749636, which yields MTESFLFHESQLIEVGLNNAQPEEVPPPAFVPPCISIDVSHLFTTDQIFPTRDDLINWVHGIAIENGYVVLITKSDSGGNGSRKAYVMLGCEKHGKYVPYRDPDLVEGTRTQKTECPFRLKGRPMKNDIDRDWRLKVMEGTHNHEPARSLLGHNFVGRLNSEEKEQVEKMSKSWVPPRKMLLTLKENNPLNFHLLYIVL from the exons atgacagaatcatttttatttcatgaatcccaattgattgaagttggattgaacaatgctcaacctgaagaggtgccaccaccagcatttgtacccccgtgtataagtatagatgtctcgcatttatttacaactgatcag attttccctacccgtgatgatcttatcaattgggttcatggaattgcgattgaaaatggatatgttgtgttgatcacaaagtcagatagcggtgggaatggaagcagaaaagcttatgtcatgttggggtgcgagaagcatggtaagtatgttccctacagagaccctgaccttgttgaaggaacgagaacacaaaagacagaatgtccttttagactaaaaggacgacctatgaaaaatgacatagatagagattggcggctaaaggtgatggaaggtacacacaaccatgaaccagctaggtcactacttggccacaattttgttggtcgtctaaattccgaagagaaggagcaagtggaaaaaatgtcaaagagttgggttccaccgagaaagatgctgttgactttgaaggaaaacaatcctttaaACTTCCACCTCCTGTACATCGTGTTATAG
- the LOC130749635 gene encoding uncharacterized protein LOC130749635 yields the protein MRWYGGVSHRFIIPDDRREEFSAVTVVRRVVDLLEQSLEVPDALAVGTHARSLTERALDLIRSSAFIGTQGVAFAAVRRAGAAGGRGRGGRARGGRARGGRARGEGAPAEGARGGRARGPRGRRGGGRGGGRGRGE from the exons ATGAGGTGGTATGGCGgtgtgtcccatcggttcatcatccctgatgataggagggaggagttcagtgctgtg acgGTTGTGCGTCGGGTcgtggacttgttggagcagtcactggaGGTGCCAGATGCTCTTGCAGTTGGCACGCATGcccgatccctcactgagagggcgctggatcttattagatccagcGCATTCATCGGTACCCAGGGagtagcctttgctgctgtccgaAGAGCTGGAGCtgcaggaggcagaggtcgtggaggtagagcgcgtggaggcagagcccgtggaggcagagcccgtggagagggtgcACCTGCAGAGggcgctcgtggaggcagagctcgtggacctagaggtcggaggggtggcggtaggggtggcggtaggggtcggggcgagtga